The following nucleotide sequence is from Salvia miltiorrhiza cultivar Shanhuang (shh) chromosome 7, IMPLAD_Smil_shh, whole genome shotgun sequence.
TTGTGAACTCGGTTGATTCTTGATTAATGATAGTTCTTcgttttcctcaaaaaaaaatattctcgTCCATAAACTAGAGTTCTCATCAAAAACCatagtatatataaaataaaataaaactgcGGTTTTCTTGTTTATACACTCAGAAATACAAACAAATCGTAGTCTTTTGTAAGACATAATCTACGATTAATTGTAGTTAATAATTTCGTACTAGTATATTTATAGCAAAATATATGgtagtaattatttatttaaatcctGTACCCAATGAGAACGAGATTTAAATACAATTAATTCTATacattcaaaatatttcatcctACAATCATGTACCAAGTATCAATACGAACTTCATACCTAAAATTATCCACAACGTAGACAATGAGgccttgctctagtggcaaagctgaggcacccaaagactgttctttgtgagaggtcttgggttcaaccCCGCCTGCATGCGGTGATGTGAAGAGCATTATCTAATGAAATCATCCCAAAAAAGCACACATACACGAATTTTATGCACAGCTGTTATCCTGCCAAAATAAGGTGGAAGTGGAACTGCAGCCGTGGAGTAAGATGCCCAATCCTGCAAAGACATTAACTGCAGTTATACTTCAACACAATCATACAACATTTTTCATATTGGTGGATTTGGGAGGGATGTGATACCAACATAAACTGCAAGAAAAAGACTTGAAACCAATCGGTGATTGCTTGTGTTCCATCTGAACTTGATGGCTGAGATAATATGCATTTCCACAAGAACTTGCAACTGACTTAACAGAACAATGTGCTATAAAATGCTTTATGAGGTCGTGTAATAAAAGTTCCTACAATATTAAATGCTCTATTTTTCAAGCAGCAAGTAATCAGAATTCCATATTCAATCCCATAGATTCATGTGCCACATTTAGCAAGGAAGACAACAACTTATATAGGCAGTGGCAAGAAATTTCAATGTATAAAAAGAGATTGAAATGTTGTTTGATGCACCGCATTCTTACACATTGTTTCAATTATCAAGAACACAAGGCATATCAAGCTATGGAGCAATTATTACTGGGCAAGAACGGCACATTCTTCATCTGAACGTCGCTCCCAGCTGAAGTAGATCCTTCGTGATGAGCTgatctgaggaagaatgttgtACTTGGTAGTGAAACTCGAACAACTTGAGATGCTAAAAGTTGCGCTCTTTTTTGGTTTCTAACTCTCTAGGACACGGATACCTAGGGCTTCTTGGCAGAGAACCACATAGGCATACGGCAGCTAAACAACGCTGGTAACGAGTCGGCAGTGGTTTGGTCAGACATAGATGGATAAGCTTTGTATCCTACCAACTCTTCTGCTCTTTTCTTGCTGCCAAGTTGAAGGATTTGATCAACAACTATTTACCTGGTTTAAAGAGAAGAAGCCATTGATTCTATCAGAAAATATGAATGTAGATTGGCCTCAAAAACACAATAATTATAGCGACTAATTGAAGGAGAAATTCCTTCAGCAAACACACTGCAGTAAACAGGTTTTCAAGTGTAATTCAGTGATTAATTAACTACTGAATTTAAAGAATTTCTAGCTCCAAAAACAAAGCACTCAAATCTTGAAAACCCTAGTCTAGTTCCACTAATTTGTGGCAGATTTTGTACAGAACGGCTTGAGATTTCGGTTGATTTCACAGTACTTACTCTTGTAGCACTTTATCAACAACTGACAAAATTTTGAGGTTCAGCAGCTCAAAATGCAAGAAAATTTAACAACCGGACTGCTTCTTAACAAAGCAAACACCAAAtagaaattcaaagaaaaactaACATGCTAAAACCAAACATAGAAACCTCAACTCTACAAAAGCATATTGCCCAAAATTAGATAATTGATCATTACAAggaaagaaacaaagaaaataaaaggaaaacacactcacacacactcaACAGtcaacacacacgcacacatacaTGCGGAATTTCAcatttgaaattatattcaagTACCCAATCATGGtactaaaaataacaaattaatgaGCTCCAATTACTCAATATAAGAAAAACAATccatttcaaaaaatattatcaGTTAAACGAACAGCAAGAAATCGATTCAGGGAGTACTTTGGCTTCGTAGATGCGGGGGTCGTGGTAGGCCAGAAACAGAGACGAGGCTATTGGACTTGAAGAAGGTGCCGTCGAATTCGGGTTCGTCCTTGGGCCAATTTTCTTCTGACGAACAAATTGAGAGGGCGGCTAGGGTTTGAGCAGCGGTAGGACTGCCTGGTGGAGGAAGAAAGGCGGCGAGAGGGTAGCATGGAACAGCAGGGAGATATTTCTGAGCGGCGGCCATGCGGGAGAGAATAAATGTTCTGCAAAGCACCCAACTATTACATAGAACATGAAAAAATGTAAGAAGAAACTGCCCCGGTCAGCAGCTTCTGCCTCCTTGCGCAGAATGCTACGCCCCCAGCCAGCCCAGGCTCCCTTTGCGCCACAGTACTACCCCTTCCATGCTCTGATTGTTCCACCTTCCAAATTCCACTAATGCCAACGCCATTCTTATCCATTTCAAAATGCAAGCACCTGAAACACCACCATTCACAAACTAAGCTCACTCGACAAAACTAAACTAAATACCACAAAAACACACGACTCCACACGAAAATATGATAAAACTGACAagaaaaacgacacaactaatgACAAAACAAACTCCATGTACTAAAACTCAAGAACCACACCACATACAGCTACGAATTTTACTCATGCAGATACTGCagatcaatgaaatgaaaatcaTAAAAAGCGAAGAATGCAGTTTCACTTACAGTAACCAAATAGATGATCACCTACTCCTTGGAAATCCAACTTGTATTTCTTGAAAATTTGTAATTTATCAAGCTCGGTTCAACTTGGGACAACCATGAACATTTAATTTTTCTTCTGACACATGAACACCACAGCCAAGACTAACCAGCTCCGGTAGGTAGAAAAGGACGAGTTTCCTTAACCTGGGAAGGATATTGTCTTTGTACTTCACTTtcttgctttcctctttgattATTTTCTCCAAGCATTCACAGTCCTCAACAACAAGTTCCTCCAGGTAGGAAAGACATTGAATCATTGATTCCCAAAATACAAACTGTAACTTCGGGCAGGTCTTAATCACAAGATATTTAAGAGCTTCAAAGTGTCTGAAAGGTGTAGGCGTCTTGAAGATTCTCTTCAATCTCCCTGTTTGTGAGGGCAGCTTCCAAATTTGCCTGAGTTCCCATAGAAAGTAGATTCCCAAATATTCTAGACGTGGAAATGCAATTTCCGCATTTTTCTCATCCAAGATCGCCTGGATCTTTGGACACTCTCGCACGACACAGAATTTCAGTGTCTGGAAGTTAGGAATGTCGAATTCTGACAAGCTCCTGACCTCAGTGTGATGATCCAAGTAGAATGATGTGACACGGATGATTGCGGTATTAATCGATGGGGATGCCTTATCACCATTTACATACCTCAAGCATCTATCTTCTTGACTGAACAATGAATCCACTTCATCTGGGACCCGAGAAGCAATTCGCTTCACATCTTGGCCAACAGTAAAGTTGAACTTGCTTAAGCTCAGCTTCTTCCACGAAGGGCTCatttcaatgaaattttcaaaCATTTCTACTTGTGGAAAGTAGAAGAGAAGATAACTCAAAATCTCCAACTTGCTGATATCCTTTAGTATGCATGCAACAACTTCTGTCCATCGGTGATCTTCAGGGTGCACGCTGATGCTTAGCGACTGTAATCCTTTGATCTCTGATAGAAAACCGGGAGAAACTAATCGAGAAGGCAAATGTTCGTAGTCACTTTCATGGTCCGGTCCATAAAAGGATAGTTGCATGCTCTTCACAAGTTCAAGCTGACTGATTTCATCAGGGAGGTCGTAGAGCTCAGTGCCCGAAAGATCCAATACCTCCATTTTCTTGAGCTTTCCTATTTCAGGTGGAAGCTTTTCAAGACAAATGCAGTTCCTCAACAACAACACTTTGAGCTTCGAAAGATTGAAAAGTGAACTAGGTAAGATCCTGATTTTAGTATCTGATATGTCTAAGAAACTCAAGTGTGGCATGCTATCGAAAAGTGAGGGATGAATAATAGTTAAACGTCTATTTCTCTGTAGTAATAAGATCAAAGAATTAGGGTAATTTGGCTTCGCAGATAGCTCATGCAAGTCTTGTTCCACCAAATTCAGAACAACATTCACCGCGGAACTGTTAGGTGTTGGTGATGGTGATGGATAATCTCCGATGATCAAGATAATGTGATTATCCAATTTTAG
It contains:
- the LOC130996068 gene encoding disease resistance protein RPV1-like isoform X2, producing MSISGFEESSYILDGVISKVPTGHSNSSSISEYEIEQQFADKIEQEGILSEDSKTEMSISGFDSQQRVESECHGEIQAMNAQQETEPTSSNVERSKHHEENVIFPISFQKMEHYLVVLKDKQLWLKLDNHIILIIGDYPSPSPTPNSSAVNVVLNLVEQDLHELSAKPNYPNSLILLLQRNRRLTIIHPSLFDSMPHLSFLDISDTKIRILPSSLFNLSKLKVLLLRNCICLEKLPPEIGKLKKMEVLDLSGTELYDLPDEISQLELVKSMQLSFYGPDHESDYEHLPSRLVSPGFLSEIKGLQSLSISVHPEDHRWTEVVACILKDISKLEILSYLLFYFPQVEMFENFIEMSPSWKKLSLSKFNFTVGQDVKRIASRVPDEVDSLFSQEDRCLRYVNGDKASPSINTAIIRVTSFYLDHHTEVRSLSEFDIPNFQTLKFCVVRECPKIQAILDEKNAEIAFPRLEYLGIYFLWELRQIWKLPSQTGRLKRIFKTPTPFRHFEALKYLVIKTCPKLQFVFWESMIQCLSYLEELVVEDCECLEKIIKEESKKVKYKDNILPRLRKLVLFYLPELVSLGCGVHVSEEKLNVHGCPKLNRA